The Thermodesulfatator atlanticus DSM 21156 genome has a window encoding:
- a CDS encoding ATP-binding protein, whose translation MTKKKLPVGIQSFEKIRTDNFYYVDKTPFVKKLVDEGGGYFFLSRPRRFGKSLFLDTLRQAFLGKRELFKGLFLEENWDWSKKYPVIYISFGAGVIEDENDLIKRILLILEENQESLEITCKHAEDYRACFYELIKKAAEKYGTKTVVLVDEYDKPILDRIDNIETAARIREKLKDFYSVLKDADPYLNFCFLTGVTKFSKVSIFSGLNNLKDITIHPGYATICGYTQEEFENTFADRLEGIDLSEVRRWYNGYSWLGEPVYNPFDILLFLDAKEFRPYWFETGTPTFLIKLLLERRFFVPELEAVEVGEALLESFDIETIELETVLFQTGYLTIKELRKRGPRRRYLLGYPNLEVKMSFTDAVLNFLSERLSAKERLIDRLYDALEAEDFEALRDIFYGFFAGIPHDWYRKTELAGYEGFYASIFYCYFAALGLDVRVEEATNQGRLDMAVTFDGRCYLFEFKVVEDEATGDSLKQLKEKRYWEKYQGKCKKIWLIGVEFSKRERNIVSFEVEEVS comes from the coding sequence ATGACCAAGAAAAAACTTCCCGTAGGGATACAGAGTTTTGAAAAGATTCGTACGGATAATTTCTATTATGTAGACAAGACTCCTTTTGTAAAGAAACTCGTTGACGAGGGAGGGGGCTACTTTTTTCTTTCTCGTCCAAGGAGATTTGGGAAAAGTCTTTTTCTCGATACCCTGCGCCAGGCATTCCTTGGCAAACGCGAGCTTTTTAAGGGGCTTTTCCTTGAAGAGAATTGGGATTGGTCTAAGAAATATCCCGTAATCTATATTTCTTTTGGTGCAGGGGTGATCGAAGACGAAAACGACCTTATAAAACGTATCCTTCTGATTCTTGAAGAAAACCAGGAAAGCCTAGAAATTACCTGTAAACACGCCGAAGATTACCGGGCCTGTTTTTATGAACTCATCAAAAAAGCTGCGGAAAAATATGGTACCAAAACCGTGGTGTTGGTTGACGAATACGATAAACCCATCTTGGATAGGATAGATAATATTGAAACCGCAGCGCGTATTCGCGAAAAATTAAAAGACTTCTATTCCGTACTTAAAGACGCAGACCCTTATCTCAACTTTTGCTTTCTGACCGGCGTTACCAAGTTTTCCAAGGTTTCGATTTTTTCAGGCCTAAATAACCTCAAGGACATTACCATCCATCCCGGCTATGCCACCATTTGTGGTTACACCCAGGAAGAGTTTGAAAACACCTTTGCCGACCGCTTGGAAGGCATTGACCTTTCCGAAGTACGTCGCTGGTATAACGGTTACTCCTGGCTTGGGGAGCCTGTTTACAATCCCTTCGATATTCTGCTCTTTCTGGATGCTAAAGAGTTCAGGCCGTACTGGTTTGAAACAGGCACGCCTACTTTCCTGATAAAGCTTCTTTTGGAAAGAAGATTTTTTGTTCCTGAACTTGAAGCAGTAGAAGTTGGAGAGGCTCTCCTTGAAAGCTTTGACATAGAAACGATAGAGCTTGAGACGGTGCTTTTCCAGACGGGTTATCTCACCATCAAAGAGCTTCGAAAACGAGGCCCTCGGAGGAGATATCTCCTGGGGTATCCCAATCTTGAAGTAAAGATGAGTTTTACCGATGCCGTGCTTAATTTTCTCTCAGAAAGATTGTCAGCCAAAGAGCGTTTGATAGATAGGCTTTACGATGCCCTTGAAGCGGAAGATTTTGAGGCTCTGAGAGACATATTTTACGGTTTTTTTGCAGGGATTCCGCACGATTGGTATCGGAAGACGGAGCTTGCGGGCTATGAGGGCTTTTACGCGAGCATCTTTTACTGTTATTTTGCGGCGCTTGGTTTAGATGTGCGGGTGGAAGAGGCCACGAACCAGGGCCGCCTGGATATGGCGGTAACCTTTGACGGCCGGTGCTATCTTTTTGAGTTTAAGGTGGTGGAGGATGAAGCCACCGGAGACTCCCTTAAGCAGTTAAAAGAGAAGCGTTACTGGGAAAAGTATCAGGGCAAATGCAAAAAGATTTGGCTTATCGGGGTTGAGTTCAGCAAGCGTGAGCGGAACATCGTTTCTTTTGAGGTGGAGGAGGTTTCGTGA
- a CDS encoding siroheme decarboxylase subunit beta, with protein sequence MLDTLDKKIIAALSEGLPLEPKPYALLAQKLGTTEEEVIARIKKLKEKKIIRRLGGTLRHDQAGVRGNVMVAWVVPEERLDAIGKTFSRYPFVTHCYVRKTSVDWPFNFYTMIHASNEEECRNLVKSLAEEHSLSQYELLFTEKEIVRRMRKYFSEEI encoded by the coding sequence ATGCTTGATACTCTAGATAAAAAAATCATAGCGGCTTTAAGCGAGGGGCTACCCCTTGAGCCCAAACCCTACGCCCTTTTGGCTCAAAAGCTTGGCACTACCGAAGAAGAAGTAATAGCCCGCATCAAGAAGCTCAAAGAAAAAAAGATAATCCGACGCCTTGGGGGCACCCTTCGTCATGACCAGGCAGGTGTTCGTGGAAACGTCATGGTGGCCTGGGTGGTGCCCGAAGAGCGTCTTGACGCCATCGGAAAGACCTTTTCGCGCTATCCCTTTGTGACCCATTGTTATGTGCGTAAGACCTCAGTAGACTGGCCTTTCAACTTCTACACCATGATTCATGCTTCAAATGAAGAAGAGTGCCGCAATTTGGTCAAAAGCCTTGCGGAAGAACATAGTCTTAGCCAATATGAGCTTCTTTTCACAGAAAAAGAAATCGTCAGGCGTATGCGCAAATATTTTAGCGAAGAAATTTAA
- a CDS encoding HAMP domain-containing protein yields the protein MKKDKRFSLADKVALFFILVMGFFAAGLYYNLKHLQQSELLSSSRVIAKMVDALLTSSDEVKGLWVLKTNGLSAVETVSGLSEKTGEQIDLYRIHDPEFAKFVAGMVKDTGAEINFDLKSVPPGSERWQLDKGIFSYEKPLLVKRACVTCHEASKGKAPALRLGEAAGTIKIKFYNQNLWSILGNSMSLAAPLAFLVITVILYALVRFELLKPLSDLTKKVHEMSLGNLDVDLGVKGLSEDRTRDEIIKLAISIERLRRSQKTMEKMLDDDSLIL from the coding sequence ATGAAAAAAGACAAACGCTTCAGCCTGGCTGACAAAGTAGCGCTTTTCTTCATATTGGTGATGGGCTTTTTTGCTGCGGGGCTTTACTACAACCTCAAACATTTACAGCAGTCCGAACTTCTATCCAGTTCGCGGGTCATCGCGAAAATGGTAGATGCCCTTCTTACGTCCTCTGACGAAGTAAAAGGTCTCTGGGTACTTAAAACAAACGGACTCTCGGCCGTGGAAACTGTTTCTGGTTTGTCCGAAAAAACCGGCGAACAAATCGACCTTTATCGCATCCATGATCCGGAATTTGCCAAATTTGTAGCGGGGATGGTAAAGGACACCGGTGCCGAAATAAACTTCGACTTAAAAAGTGTCCCTCCCGGTTCAGAAAGATGGCAGCTTGACAAGGGAATCTTTAGTTACGAAAAGCCTCTCCTTGTTAAGCGGGCCTGTGTTACCTGCCATGAGGCAAGTAAAGGCAAAGCCCCTGCCCTGCGTTTGGGAGAAGCTGCAGGAACTATCAAAATCAAGTTTTACAACCAAAATCTCTGGAGCATTTTGGGAAATTCCATGTCTTTAGCAGCTCCACTCGCATTCCTGGTGATAACAGTTATCCTTTACGCTCTCGTAAGATTTGAGCTTTTGAAACCCCTTTCTGACCTTACGAAAAAAGTCCATGAAATGAGCCTGGGAAATCTCGACGTTGATTTAGGGGTGAAAGGCCTAAGTGAAGACCGTACACGCGATGAAATTATAAAACTTGCGATCTCCATTGAGCGTCTGCGCAGAAGCCAGAAAACCATGGAAAAGATGCTAGATGACGATTCGCTGATTTTATAG
- the hemL gene encoding glutamate-1-semialdehyde 2,1-aminomutase, with product MAGILSKRFFEQAQKVIPGGVNSPVRACKSVGADPVFFAGGAGPFIIDVDGKEYIDYVASWGPLILGHAHPEVIAAVQAAAENGTSFGAPTWAEVELAELICEIFPSIEKVRLVNSGTEATMSAVRLARGYTGKRKIIKFDGCYHGHADSFLVKAGSGVATLGIPGSPGVPEEIVANTISLPYNDLAAVEEAFAKMGDDIACVIVEPIAGNMGVVPPKPGFLEGLREITKKHGALLIFDEVITGFRVSLSGAQGLYGVYPDLTCLGKIIGGGLPVGAYGGRAEIMEHIAPEGPVYQAGTLSGNPIAVAAGIATLRVLMRPGTYERLEALSQRLAKGLAEAASAAQAKVTFNRVGSMMTCFFREGEVTNFSEAAASDTEKYGKFWRAMLARGVYLAPSQFEAAFVSLAHTEEEIDHTIEAAKEAFAEVA from the coding sequence ATGGCAGGAATCCTCTCAAAAAGATTTTTTGAACAGGCGCAAAAGGTAATACCTGGTGGGGTCAATAGTCCGGTGCGAGCCTGCAAGTCTGTGGGAGCAGACCCGGTGTTTTTTGCAGGCGGGGCTGGGCCTTTTATCATAGACGTAGATGGCAAAGAATACATCGACTATGTGGCTTCCTGGGGGCCTCTTATCCTGGGGCATGCACACCCTGAAGTGATTGCCGCTGTTCAGGCTGCCGCAGAAAACGGCACCAGTTTTGGTGCTCCCACCTGGGCTGAAGTGGAACTTGCCGAGCTGATTTGTGAGATATTCCCCTCCATTGAAAAAGTGCGCCTGGTGAACTCTGGCACCGAGGCCACCATGAGCGCCGTACGCCTTGCCCGGGGATACACGGGCAAGCGCAAAATCATCAAGTTTGACGGCTGCTACCACGGCCATGCGGATTCTTTTCTGGTAAAAGCTGGCTCAGGGGTGGCTACCCTTGGCATTCCAGGTAGTCCGGGAGTCCCTGAGGAGATCGTCGCAAACACCATCTCACTTCCTTATAACGACCTTGCGGCGGTGGAAGAGGCCTTTGCCAAAATGGGAGACGACATTGCCTGCGTGATCGTGGAACCCATCGCAGGTAACATGGGCGTTGTGCCGCCAAAGCCCGGTTTTCTTGAAGGCTTAAGGGAGATCACCAAAAAACACGGTGCCCTTTTGATTTTTGATGAAGTGATTACCGGTTTCAGGGTGAGCCTTTCTGGAGCCCAGGGGCTTTACGGTGTTTATCCTGATCTCACGTGCCTTGGAAAGATTATCGGCGGCGGGCTCCCGGTGGGGGCTTATGGAGGACGAGCCGAAATAATGGAACACATTGCCCCAGAAGGGCCTGTTTACCAGGCAGGCACCCTTTCAGGTAACCCCATAGCCGTGGCCGCAGGGATTGCCACCCTGCGGGTGCTCATGCGCCCAGGTACTTACGAACGCCTTGAGGCGCTTTCTCAAAGGCTTGCTAAAGGGCTTGCTGAAGCAGCCAGTGCTGCTCAGGCCAAGGTGACTTTTAACCGCGTGGGTTCCATGATGACGTGCTTTTTCCGCGAAGGAGAAGTGACCAATTTTTCCGAAGCCGCAGCCTCTGATACGGAAAAATACGGCAAATTCTGGCGGGCAATGCTTGCAAGAGGGGTTTACCTTGCTCCTTCTCAATTTGAAGCGGCCTTTGTATCTTTAGCCCACACCGAAGAAGAAATCGACCATACTATCGAAGCGGCCAAAGAGGCCTTTGCCGAGGTAGCATAG
- the rnr gene encoding ribonuclease R has product MAKKKKKTPRKGLPTEKEVIEAMKKTGRPMLLRELYHLLNVPTSDRKEFRTLMKRLTKAGKVVHIKGKRYGLPEQMQLVTGKLKIHPDGYGLLEPEEPKKPVIYVPPSRLKGAINGDKVVVRIETPQKRKRPEGTVIRILERGKKYIVGIFFRTKRVATVIPEDDRLPFEILIPPDATKGAEDGDMVVAEIVDFSPGRRIPEGRVIEVLGDPESLSTQIKAVIYKYELPHRFSRAVNEELKEIPDEVRDEDKAGREDLRKLLFVTIDGETAKDFDDAIYVRKLPKGWRLYVAIADVAHYVRPGTALDKEAYERGTSVYFPGSVVPMFPEKLSNNLCSLNPDVDRLAMVAVIDFDKSGRRRKMRFCQAVIKSHQRFTYNIVRDILEGKDPALKRKYRRFLGMLDNAATLCRLLRERRHERGSIDFDLPEPEVILDAQGQPEDIVRRERHFAHFIIEEFMIAANEAVADFLTEKGYPILYRVHEPPDIEKLKEFVEFAKTLGLELKLPREPEPSWLQMVVEMVEGKPYAYLINTLLLRSLKQAKYSPENIGHFGLASECYCHFTSPIRRYPDLVVHRALKEALKKKKPPYKLEKLHEMGRHLSERERTAMEAEREALDRVRVMLMKHHIGEVFEGVISGVTAFGFFVELFEIYASGVVRLVDLNDDYYVLDEKNHRLIGRHTGKIFQLGDIVRVRVKDVNVSRRHITFELITKINPKN; this is encoded by the coding sequence ATGGCTAAAAAGAAGAAAAAAACGCCCCGCAAGGGGCTTCCTACTGAAAAAGAAGTCATTGAGGCCATGAAAAAAACCGGTCGCCCCATGCTTTTGCGCGAGCTCTACCATCTGCTAAATGTCCCCACAAGCGACCGCAAAGAATTTCGCACCCTTATGAAACGGCTTACCAAAGCCGGCAAGGTGGTGCACATCAAGGGCAAGCGTTACGGGCTCCCTGAACAAATGCAGCTAGTCACCGGAAAGCTGAAGATTCACCCTGACGGCTACGGGCTACTTGAACCAGAAGAACCCAAAAAGCCCGTTATTTACGTGCCACCAAGCAGGCTAAAAGGTGCCATAAATGGCGACAAGGTCGTTGTGCGCATTGAAACTCCTCAAAAGCGCAAACGCCCAGAGGGCACGGTTATCCGTATCCTTGAGCGTGGCAAAAAATATATCGTGGGGATTTTCTTTAGAACCAAACGCGTGGCCACTGTCATCCCTGAAGACGACCGCTTGCCTTTTGAGATTCTTATTCCCCCTGATGCTACTAAAGGCGCTGAAGATGGCGACATGGTAGTGGCTGAAATTGTTGATTTTAGCCCCGGGCGCCGTATTCCTGAAGGTCGTGTTATCGAAGTGCTGGGAGATCCTGAAAGCCTTTCCACTCAGATCAAAGCCGTCATCTACAAATACGAACTTCCGCATCGCTTCAGCCGCGCGGTGAATGAAGAACTAAAAGAAATTCCAGATGAAGTGCGCGATGAAGACAAGGCCGGACGTGAAGACTTGCGCAAGCTTTTGTTTGTCACCATTGACGGTGAGACCGCTAAAGACTTTGACGATGCCATCTACGTGCGCAAGCTTCCCAAAGGCTGGCGACTTTACGTGGCCATTGCCGATGTGGCCCATTACGTAAGGCCTGGCACGGCCCTTGATAAAGAAGCCTATGAACGGGGCACAAGTGTGTATTTTCCCGGATCAGTGGTCCCCATGTTTCCTGAAAAGCTCTCGAATAATCTTTGTAGCTTGAATCCTGACGTGGACCGTCTGGCCATGGTGGCTGTGATTGATTTTGACAAAAGCGGCCGACGCCGCAAAATGAGGTTTTGCCAGGCGGTTATCAAGAGCCACCAGCGCTTCACCTACAATATCGTACGCGATATTCTTGAAGGAAAAGACCCTGCCCTTAAACGCAAATACCGGCGTTTTCTAGGCATGCTTGACAACGCCGCCACCCTTTGCCGTTTGCTAAGAGAAAGACGCCATGAACGCGGAAGTATTGATTTTGACCTTCCAGAGCCTGAGGTGATATTAGACGCCCAGGGACAGCCGGAAGACATTGTCCGGCGTGAGCGCCATTTTGCTCACTTTATCATCGAAGAATTTATGATTGCAGCCAACGAGGCCGTAGCGGACTTCCTTACAGAGAAGGGCTATCCCATTCTTTACCGGGTGCATGAACCCCCTGATATTGAAAAGCTCAAAGAATTCGTAGAGTTTGCCAAGACGCTTGGGCTTGAGCTCAAGCTTCCGCGCGAGCCTGAGCCCTCCTGGCTCCAAATGGTAGTGGAGATGGTTGAAGGAAAGCCTTACGCTTATCTCATCAATACGCTTCTTTTGCGTTCCCTAAAACAGGCTAAGTATTCCCCTGAGAACATAGGCCATTTCGGGCTGGCCTCAGAGTGTTACTGTCATTTCACCTCACCTATAAGGCGTTATCCGGACTTGGTAGTTCACCGAGCCCTTAAGGAGGCCCTTAAAAAGAAAAAGCCACCCTACAAGCTTGAAAAGCTTCACGAGATGGGAAGACACCTTTCAGAGCGTGAGCGCACCGCCATGGAAGCTGAGCGCGAAGCCCTTGACAGGGTGCGCGTCATGCTCATGAAGCATCATATCGGTGAGGTCTTTGAAGGGGTAATTTCAGGAGTTACGGCCTTTGGCTTTTTCGTAGAACTTTTTGAGATTTACGCCTCTGGCGTGGTGCGTCTGGTGGATTTAAACGATGACTATTACGTGCTTGATGAGAAAAACCACCGTCTTATTGGCCGGCACACCGGAAAAATCTTCCAGCTGGGAGACATAGTCCGTGTACGGGTTAAAGACGTAAACGTCTCACGTCGGCATATCACCTTTGAACTTATCACCAAAATAAATCCCAAAAATTAA
- the ilvC gene encoding ketol-acid reductoisomerase, with translation MRTKEGKMKIYYEQDADLSYLENQTICILGYGSQGHAHALNLRDSGLNVIVGLRKGGASYEKAKADGFEPLDPASACAKADVIMMLVPDQVQPQVYEEAVKPNLSSGKMLMFAHGFNIHFGQIVPPPDVDVTMVAPKGPGHLVRREYERGAGVPCLVAVAQDATGNALKRALAYAKGIGGARAGVLETTFKEETETDLFGEQCVLCGGVSALIKAGFETLVEAGYQPEIAYFECCHELKLIVDLIYEGGLSYMRYSISDTAEYGDLTRGPRIITEDVKKEMKRVLEEIQTGKFAREWILENQANRPVMNALRRREAEHKIEEVGAKLRAMMPWLKKK, from the coding sequence ATTCGAACGAAGGAGGGAAAGATGAAGATTTACTACGAGCAAGACGCTGATCTTTCGTATCTCGAAAACCAGACAATCTGTATCCTGGGTTATGGTAGCCAGGGGCATGCCCACGCCCTTAATCTCAGAGATAGTGGGTTAAACGTCATCGTTGGGCTTCGTAAAGGTGGGGCTAGTTACGAAAAGGCCAAAGCCGATGGCTTTGAGCCCCTTGATCCGGCTTCGGCCTGTGCCAAGGCTGACGTCATCATGATGCTGGTCCCGGATCAGGTTCAGCCTCAAGTTTATGAAGAAGCCGTTAAGCCCAACCTTTCTTCAGGCAAAATGCTCATGTTTGCCCATGGTTTTAACATCCATTTCGGCCAGATCGTCCCGCCCCCTGATGTGGACGTAACCATGGTGGCCCCCAAAGGCCCCGGGCACTTAGTGCGGCGAGAATATGAACGCGGGGCAGGAGTCCCGTGTCTGGTGGCGGTAGCGCAGGACGCCACGGGAAACGCCCTAAAACGTGCCCTGGCCTATGCCAAAGGGATAGGCGGTGCAAGGGCGGGAGTCCTTGAAACCACCTTCAAGGAAGAAACCGAAACAGATCTTTTTGGTGAACAATGTGTGCTTTGTGGTGGAGTTTCCGCCCTTATCAAGGCTGGTTTTGAAACTCTTGTTGAAGCTGGCTATCAGCCAGAAATCGCCTACTTTGAATGCTGTCACGAGTTAAAGCTCATCGTGGACTTGATTTACGAAGGCGGCCTTTCCTATATGCGTTATTCCATTAGCGATACCGCGGAATACGGCGATCTTACCCGCGGCCCACGCATTATCACCGAAGACGTAAAAAAAGAAATGAAACGCGTGCTTGAAGAAATTCAGACCGGAAAATTTGCCAGAGAGTGGATCCTTGAGAATCAGGCTAATCGTCCGGTTATGAATGCCTTAAGGCGCAGGGAAGCCGAACACAAAATCGAAGAAGTGGGAGCCAAGCTACGGGCTATGATGCCCTGGCTCAAAAAGAAATAA
- a CDS encoding isochorismatase family protein, which translates to MEKTFLEASRSFLMVIDPQEKLMAVINEAQRVIKNISLLTHLARTFNLPIIPTTQYAKGLGPYVPELAPLFEGLTFYDKVEFSALKNKEIMEAVDSLRPARDTIILCGVETHICVYQTALSSLLEDLRVVVAADATSSRTPQNMQYGLAYLRQLGVQVVSTEMIIYEFLEKAGTPEFKAMLPHLK; encoded by the coding sequence ATGGAAAAGACATTCTTAGAAGCCAGCCGCTCCTTTTTGATGGTTATTGACCCACAGGAAAAACTCATGGCGGTTATTAACGAAGCGCAACGAGTCATCAAAAATATTTCTTTGTTAACTCATTTGGCCAGGACCTTTAATCTTCCGATAATCCCAACCACCCAATATGCTAAAGGCCTTGGCCCCTACGTGCCTGAACTTGCCCCTCTTTTTGAAGGGCTGACTTTTTACGACAAAGTAGAATTTTCTGCCCTTAAAAACAAAGAAATTATGGAAGCAGTAGATTCGTTGAGGCCTGCTAGAGACACCATTATCCTTTGTGGAGTAGAAACACACATTTGCGTTTACCAGACTGCACTTTCTTCGTTACTTGAAGACTTAAGAGTCGTGGTTGCTGCTGATGCTACCTCTTCAAGAACCCCTCAAAATATGCAATATGGCCTTGCATACCTGCGTCAGCTCGGAGTTCAAGTAGTTTCAACGGAGATGATCATCTATGAATTTTTAGAAAAAGCCGGCACCCCTGAATTTAAAGCCATGCTTCCGCATCTAAAATAA
- a CDS encoding PfkB family carbohydrate kinase codes for MARYLLLGHLTRDLYPGYFLYGGAVLYAGLLARRLGFETRVITASAEKEIEEVFPELRFYHFNAKETTTFENIETPLGRRQKVYARSPVIPLGKVPEKLRKAEIIHVAPVLDEVKPEELSLFDTNFLVANPQGWFRRLDAQGNVIPIRPDIDVWPQFKALVVSEEDVQADPHVLSTLRAKAEFLVVTKGKRGATLFAPDEEIFCQAVPAPRVIDTTGAGDIFAAAFFAMLYATGKPLIALKFAQCLASYSVGRRGLASVPTLEEIAKCLENP; via the coding sequence ATGGCCAGATATCTCCTGTTAGGGCATCTTACCCGGGATTTATATCCGGGATATTTTCTTTACGGTGGTGCGGTTCTTTATGCCGGGCTTCTTGCAAGAAGGCTTGGCTTTGAAACCCGGGTTATTACTGCCTCTGCGGAAAAAGAGATAGAAGAAGTTTTCCCTGAACTTCGCTTTTATCATTTCAACGCCAAGGAAACCACCACCTTTGAAAACATCGAAACCCCTTTGGGGCGCAGGCAAAAGGTCTATGCCAGGTCCCCGGTGATTCCCCTGGGAAAAGTGCCTGAAAAGTTGCGCAAAGCTGAAATAATCCACGTGGCCCCGGTGCTTGACGAGGTAAAGCCTGAAGAACTTTCCCTTTTTGACACGAACTTTTTGGTAGCCAATCCCCAGGGCTGGTTTCGCAGGTTAGATGCACAGGGTAACGTCATCCCCATAAGGCCTGATATAGATGTCTGGCCACAGTTTAAAGCCCTTGTAGTAAGTGAAGAAGATGTCCAGGCTGATCCACATGTGCTCAGCACCCTGCGTGCCAAGGCAGAGTTTTTAGTGGTCACCAAAGGCAAACGCGGCGCAACACTTTTTGCCCCGGACGAAGAAATTTTTTGCCAAGCAGTCCCTGCACCCAGGGTTATTGACACCACCGGGGCAGGCGACATCTTTGCGGCAGCCTTCTTTGCCATGCTTTACGCCACCGGAAAGCCCCTTATCGCCCTTAAGTTTGCCCAGTGCCTTGCTTCTTATTCGGTTGGAAGAAGGGGCCTTGCTTCTGTCCCCACTTTAGAAGAAATTGCGAAATGTCTTGAAAATCCTTAA
- a CDS encoding DUF4388 domain-containing protein — translation MGQPFQKEKKTVVELNGPPIMQGQLKTVSLADVLQLLANRGEKLLVLIHLPEGVGRVFLEGENLYHVETVGSEIKKGFEAFRFLLGLEDGRFEVRPPVRWPEEGNLKGPVQALIIEAIRQEEDGEAGETFFNADLFEKALNLEPPLADEPEPEPEESLLEKLKKKLPEVKKAVLLDRQGEVKEQTGLDDPEVLSGAISYSMFQLQEIGNLLGLGEICAFAFSSKKKLSAAISLGDQILGMESIPRKGLLWWSKKLYNLRKELKS, via the coding sequence ATGGGCCAACCATTCCAAAAAGAGAAAAAAACCGTGGTGGAATTAAACGGCCCACCTATTATGCAGGGCCAGTTAAAAACTGTCTCCCTGGCAGATGTGCTTCAACTCCTGGCCAACAGGGGCGAAAAGCTGCTGGTGCTGATTCACCTGCCAGAAGGGGTGGGGCGGGTATTTTTAGAAGGCGAGAACCTTTACCATGTGGAAACCGTTGGAAGCGAGATAAAGAAAGGCTTTGAGGCCTTTCGTTTCCTGTTGGGCCTAGAAGACGGCCGTTTTGAGGTAAGGCCCCCGGTTAGGTGGCCTGAAGAAGGAAACCTAAAAGGCCCGGTGCAGGCGCTCATTATTGAAGCCATCCGCCAGGAAGAAGACGGAGAAGCCGGTGAGACCTTTTTCAACGCAGACCTCTTTGAAAAGGCCCTTAATCTTGAGCCTCCCCTTGCGGACGAACCAGAGCCAGAACCTGAAGAATCCTTACTTGAGAAGCTCAAGAAAAAACTCCCCGAGGTTAAGAAAGCCGTACTCCTTGACCGACAGGGTGAAGTTAAAGAACAAACCGGCCTTGATGATCCTGAAGTCCTTTCTGGGGCCATCTCTTACAGCATGTTTCAACTCCAGGAAATCGGAAACCTACTAGGGCTCGGAGAAATATGTGCCTTTGCCTTCTCAAGCAAGAAAAAGCTAAGTGCTGCCATTTCCCTGGGAGACCAAATATTGGGCATGGAAAGCATTCCTCGCAAAGGACTTCTTTGGTGGAGTAAAAAACTCTACAACTTGAGAAAGGAGCTCAAATCGTGA